From Syntrophorhabdaceae bacterium, one genomic window encodes:
- a CDS encoding DUF3467 domain-containing protein codes for MANQTNDPQQVPINTNDEMSRGRYSNAMLVTHGAEEFIVDWFLQSPNGPHLVSRIIVTPGHMKRIVSVLQENLERYEETFGKIKVAEAPPNPLVQ; via the coding sequence ATGGCAAACCAGACAAATGATCCGCAACAGGTACCTATCAATACAAACGACGAGATGTCGAGAGGCCGTTACAGCAATGCCATGCTTGTTACTCACGGGGCAGAAGAGTTCATCGTCGACTGGTTCCTGCAATCTCCCAACGGGCCCCATCTTGTTTCACGAATCATAGTAACACCGGGTCATATGAAGCGTATTGTGAGCGTCTTGCAAGAGAATCTTGAGAGGTATGAGGAGACCTTCGGCAAGATCAAGGTCGCAGAGGCGCCTCCGAACCCGCTGGTTCAGTAG
- a CDS encoding DJ-1/PfpI family protein — protein MDTDIIRIIILLYDRFTALDAIGPYEVLSRLPGSKIYFTGYEKRKYKDTYGLELKADYSINEISEAEILLIPGGFGIDNFLKNREIIDWVRKIDRTTSWTVAVCSGSLLLAEAGILDGKNCTTHWRRKEQLRQYNVHIKDDRFVQDGKVITSAGVSAGIDMALYLVSKVAGDDAAKIIQLGMEYDPQPPFDCGSPGKAPPEILERFKK, from the coding sequence ATGGACACGGATATCATCAGGATCATTATCCTGCTTTATGATCGTTTTACGGCCCTTGATGCGATCGGGCCTTATGAAGTGCTGTCGAGACTGCCGGGCTCAAAGATATATTTTACGGGATATGAAAAGAGGAAATATAAGGACACCTATGGGCTGGAGTTAAAGGCCGACTATTCAATAAACGAGATATCGGAAGCTGAGATCCTGCTTATTCCCGGGGGATTCGGCATTGATAATTTTTTAAAAAACAGAGAAATCATTGATTGGGTTCGGAAGATTGACAGGACAACAAGCTGGACGGTTGCGGTCTGTTCCGGCTCATTATTGCTGGCAGAGGCAGGAATTTTAGATGGTAAAAATTGTACTACGCACTGGAGACGCAAAGAGCAACTGAGGCAGTACAATGTCCATATCAAGGATGACAGGTTCGTTCAGGACGGCAAGGTCATCACATCGGCAGGGGTTTCAGCGGGTATCGATATGGCGTTATACTTAGTGAGCAAGGTGGCCGGTGACGATGCCGCAAAGATTATACAGCTCGGGATGGAGTATGACCCTCAGCCGCCTTTTGATTGCGGGTCACCCGGTAAGGCACCGCCGGAGATACTTGAAAGATTCAAAAAATAG